One part of the Longimicrobiaceae bacterium genome encodes these proteins:
- the msrB gene encoding peptide-methionine (R)-S-oxide reductase MsrB, translated as MSTQIRNAALALSFVALAGCVGSETADAQARQPAVAQQAASNKKSDAELRRTLTPLQYKVTQRDGTEPAFRNEYWDNKKPGIYVDVVSGEPLFSSLDKYDSGTGWPSFTRPLVAANIVEREDRGWTGVRTEVRSRGADSHLGHVFDDGPAPTGLRYCINSAALRFVPVERVAAEGYGSYLPRFGKARAGR; from the coding sequence ATGTCGACACAGATCAGGAATGCCGCCCTGGCGCTCTCCTTCGTGGCTCTCGCGGGGTGCGTCGGGTCCGAGACTGCCGACGCGCAGGCCCGGCAGCCGGCGGTTGCGCAGCAGGCCGCCTCCAACAAGAAGAGCGACGCGGAGCTGCGGCGCACGCTCACGCCGCTCCAGTACAAGGTGACGCAGCGGGACGGTACCGAGCCGGCCTTCCGCAACGAGTACTGGGACAACAAGAAGCCGGGAATCTACGTGGACGTCGTTTCCGGTGAGCCGCTTTTCAGCTCGCTGGACAAGTACGACTCCGGGACCGGGTGGCCCAGCTTCACCCGGCCGCTGGTTGCCGCGAACATCGTCGAGCGCGAGGACCGGGGCTGGACCGGCGTGAGGACCGAGGTCCGCTCGCGCGGGGCGGATTCCCACCTGGGACACGTCTTCGACGACGGCCCGGCGCCGACCGGGCTGAGGTACTGCATCAACTCCGCCGCGCTGCGGTTCGTCCCGGTGGAGCGCGTGGCCGCGGAGGGGTACGGAAGTTACCTGCCGCGCTTCGGGAAGGCCCGAGCCGGGCGGTAA